One window from the genome of Halomicrobium zhouii encodes:
- a CDS encoding dihydrodipicolinate synthase family protein: MTTNGPTHDVSIHGVIPPTITAFTDEEELALDATAAHARFVVDRGVHGVFPLGTNGEFPMLKPDERAAVIEAVVDEVGDEVPVIAGVSAPSTRNTVSYAQDAEENGADAAVVGIPYYYPIDSTAIIEHYEEVTAAIDIPVYIYHFPARMGNKLELETLDRLADLDGIVGVKDSSGDVAWLGQAIDQNPELTYLAGLDSLLFAELEIGCTGLVSAVSNVFPELTVDLYESYVSGEENRARELQSTVFDIWKAIDRGPYLGGVKSALDLHPEVDFDPGPMRRPLWRMDEQEEVQLERTLRTLDLI; encoded by the coding sequence ATGACGACCAACGGCCCGACGCATGACGTTTCGATTCACGGCGTGATCCCGCCGACGATAACCGCGTTCACCGACGAGGAGGAGCTGGCACTCGACGCGACCGCCGCACACGCCCGGTTCGTCGTCGACCGGGGCGTCCACGGCGTCTTCCCGCTGGGGACCAACGGCGAGTTCCCGATGCTCAAGCCCGACGAGCGTGCGGCCGTCATCGAGGCCGTCGTCGACGAAGTCGGCGACGAGGTGCCGGTCATCGCCGGCGTGAGCGCGCCGAGCACCCGGAACACCGTCTCCTACGCTCAGGACGCCGAAGAGAACGGCGCCGACGCCGCCGTCGTCGGGATTCCGTACTACTACCCCATCGACAGCACGGCGATCATCGAACACTACGAGGAGGTCACCGCCGCCATCGACATCCCGGTGTACATCTACCACTTCCCCGCGCGAATGGGGAACAAGCTCGAACTGGAGACCCTGGACCGGCTGGCCGACCTCGACGGCATCGTCGGCGTCAAGGACTCCAGCGGCGACGTCGCCTGGCTCGGTCAGGCCATCGACCAGAACCCCGAACTAACCTACCTCGCTGGCCTCGACTCGCTGCTGTTCGCTGAACTCGAAATCGGCTGTACCGGCCTCGTCAGCGCCGTCTCCAACGTCTTCCCGGAACTCACCGTGGACCTGTACGAGTCCTACGTCAGCGGCGAGGAGAACCGCGCCCGGGAGCTCCAGAGCACCGTCTTCGACATCTGGAAGGCCATCGACCGGGGTCCCTACCTCGGCGGCGTCAAGTCCGCGCTCGACCTGCACCCGGAGGTCGACTTCGACCCCGGCCCGATGCGCCGGCCGCTCTGGCGGATGGACGAACAGGAGGAGGTCCAGCTCGAACGGACGCTTCGCACGCTCGACCTGATCTGA
- a CDS encoding dipeptide epimerase: MDTTFHHHELPVEDPFTIARGTTGTADAFVVRLEREGVVGVGGGTPSAYYGESPDSVADVLPGLLAIVEDVDDPHAGQRVADRLFQRAPDAPAARAAVSSALADLAARDLEVPLYRQWGLDPEVTPSTSYTVGIAEPGEMAHRAEAAVEAGFDHLKVKLGTDDDRARFDAVREAAPDAEIRVDANEGWDADEAIEKAEWLAAAGVEFLEQPVPASDLDGLRTVAAEASLPVCADEACVTASDVPRVADACDLVTVKLMKCGGLQPALEQIHTARAHGLEVMLGCMVESNASIAPAVHLAPLVDYADLDGALLLAEDVCDGIPVQDGAFDLSAVASGTGARLVD; this comes from the coding sequence ATGGACACGACGTTTCACCACCACGAGCTACCGGTCGAGGACCCGTTCACCATCGCGCGTGGCACGACCGGGACTGCCGACGCGTTCGTCGTCCGCCTCGAACGGGAGGGCGTCGTCGGCGTCGGCGGCGGCACGCCGAGCGCCTACTACGGCGAGTCCCCCGACTCCGTGGCCGACGTGCTTCCCGGCCTCCTCGCCATCGTCGAAGACGTCGACGACCCCCACGCCGGCCAGCGGGTCGCCGACCGTCTCTTTCAGCGGGCGCCCGACGCCCCGGCCGCCCGGGCCGCCGTCTCGTCGGCGCTGGCCGACCTCGCTGCGCGCGACCTGGAGGTCCCCCTGTATCGCCAGTGGGGACTGGACCCCGAGGTCACGCCATCCACGTCCTACACCGTCGGCATCGCCGAGCCGGGGGAGATGGCCCACCGGGCCGAAGCGGCCGTCGAGGCGGGTTTCGACCACCTGAAGGTCAAGCTCGGCACGGACGACGACCGCGCCCGATTCGACGCCGTCCGGGAGGCCGCGCCAGACGCGGAGATTCGGGTCGACGCCAACGAGGGCTGGGACGCCGACGAGGCAATCGAGAAGGCGGAGTGGCTCGCCGCAGCCGGCGTCGAGTTCCTCGAACAGCCCGTGCCCGCGAGCGACCTCGACGGTCTCCGAACGGTCGCCGCGGAGGCGTCGCTCCCGGTGTGTGCGGACGAAGCCTGCGTCACCGCGAGCGACGTCCCGCGGGTCGCCGACGCCTGCGACCTCGTCACGGTAAAACTGATGAAGTGCGGCGGGCTCCAGCCGGCCCTCGAACAGATCCACACCGCTCGCGCGCACGGACTGGAGGTCATGCTCGGCTGCATGGTCGAGTCGAACGCTTCAATCGCCCCGGCCGTCCACCTCGCGCCGCTGGTCGACTACGCCGACCTCGACGGGGCGCTATTGCTGGCCGAGGACGTCTGCGATGGGATTCCGGTCCAGGACGGCGCGTTCGACCTCAGTGCCGTGGCGTCGGGGACGGGCGCGCGGCTGGTGGATTGA
- a CDS encoding DUF1611 domain-containing protein, with protein MQVAVLAHESFPDRAKTAVGILRYGDHDVRALLDRDTAGDRVSDHVPDLPDVPIVASLDDVEDDLDALIVGVAPIGGAFDPSWRDDVRRALERGYDVIAGLHDFLADDEEFAALAAEHGAELQDVRRPPDDLSVSEGRAGDVDARVVHTVGTDCSTGKMTAAFEVRDAARERGIDAAVVPTGQTGVMIAGWGMVVDRVISDFAAGAVERMVVDAAEDHDLLVVEGQGAIAHPAYSGVTTSILHGAMPDALVLCHVAGQETVHGYESFEIPDPASYATLYEAMAAPVRPADVLAGMVNTSGLDEGPAHEAVESFADELAAPATDPVRFGVDDAVLDALL; from the coding sequence ATGCAAGTCGCCGTCCTCGCCCACGAATCGTTTCCCGACCGGGCAAAGACAGCCGTGGGCATCTTGCGCTACGGCGACCACGACGTCCGGGCCCTGCTGGACCGGGACACCGCCGGCGACCGGGTCAGCGACCACGTCCCGGACCTCCCGGACGTCCCGATCGTGGCCTCACTCGACGACGTCGAGGACGACCTCGACGCGCTGATCGTCGGGGTCGCGCCCATCGGCGGCGCGTTCGACCCGTCCTGGCGCGACGACGTTCGACGGGCGCTCGAACGGGGCTACGACGTCATCGCGGGTCTGCACGACTTCCTGGCCGACGACGAGGAGTTCGCCGCGCTGGCCGCCGAACACGGCGCCGAGCTACAGGACGTCCGCCGGCCACCCGACGACCTCTCGGTCTCCGAAGGGCGAGCGGGCGACGTCGACGCGCGCGTCGTCCACACCGTCGGGACGGACTGCTCGACGGGGAAGATGACCGCCGCCTTCGAGGTGCGCGACGCGGCGCGCGAGCGGGGCATCGACGCCGCCGTCGTTCCGACGGGCCAGACCGGGGTGATGATCGCCGGATGGGGAATGGTCGTCGACCGGGTGATTTCGGACTTCGCCGCGGGCGCCGTCGAGCGGATGGTCGTCGATGCCGCCGAGGACCACGACCTGCTCGTCGTCGAGGGCCAGGGCGCAATCGCCCACCCCGCCTACTCGGGCGTGACGACGAGCATCCTCCACGGCGCGATGCCCGACGCCCTCGTCCTCTGCCACGTCGCCGGCCAGGAGACGGTCCACGGTTACGAGTCCTTCGAGATTCCCGACCCCGCGAGCTACGCCACGCTCTACGAGGCGATGGCCGCGCCGGTCCGGCCGGCCGACGTGCTCGCCGGGATGGTCAACACGAGCGGTCTCGACGAGGGGCCCGCACACGAGGCCGTCGAATCGTTCGCCGACGAACTGGCCGCACCGGCGACGGACCCGGTCCGGTTCGGCGTCGACGACGCGGTGCTCGACGCGCTGCTGTGA